The window AGCCGACGCTCTTGGGCCTGGCGCATGAATGTCAGAAGGTCGATCGGCTGGCACTGGCCAGTTGGGACGTGCCCCTGCAGGCGACGGTGACGGACAAGGCGTGGTACGGCGAGCACTAGAGCAAGCACCGCGATCCCTGCGGCGCCGAGTGAAGCACTGAACGGTTAAGGCTGCTGCGACAGATTGACCGGCACTTCGTTTTGCCGCTCCCAGAGGCTCTGGGTGTAACCCGTGGTAACCATCCCCAGGCTGAACACAATTACTAAAACCCACAACAGATCTGGTTTACGTTTCATCTATTGCCTCCCCCTTCAAGGCAATGTTCGCACTGACCGGCGACGATTGTTGTTATTAGGCCGAACGCCAGCTTCAAGCTTAAACCGCGGCATTTTCCGGTAAGGTGAAACTTCACGCAATTTCTGACGCCAGCCGGCTGTCGGTAAATCTGCGCAAGCCACGCCGGCCGGCGAAAAGGAGCAAAATTCATGCCTTACTGGCTGATGAAATCCGAACCCGACGAACTGTCCATCCATGCCCTGCAGCGCCTCGGCCGTGCCCGCTGGGACGGGGTGCGCAATTATCAGGCGCGCAACTTCCTGCGCAGCATGCAGGCGGGTGAGCTGTTCTTCTTCTACCACTCCAGTTGCGCGCAACCGGGGATCGCCGGCATCGGCCGGATCGCCGCGGGCGTCTACCCCGACCCGACAGCCCTCGATCCCGACAGCCCCTATTTCGACGCCAAGGCCAGCGCCGAAAAGAACCCCTGGAGCGCCCTGGACGTCGAATTCGTCGAGGCCTTCACCACGGTGATCGCCCTGCCCCAGCTGAAGGCCGCAGCGGCGCTGGCCAACCTGGCCCTGGTGCAGAAGGGCAGCCGCCTGTCGGTGATGCCCGTCAGCGCCCCGGAATGGGCCGCCGTGCTGGACCTGCGATAGACTGAAATGGCCAGCTGCCAGTAGTCGCAGCCATCGCCCGGGAGCGTCAATGCCGCCTGTTCGTTCCGCCTGGCCAGCCCGAGCCGCCCTCGCTCTGCTGCTCATGCTGTTGTGCGGCACCAGCGTGGCGATCTGGCTGCAACTGGAACGCGGTCAGGCGCAACGCCTGCACAAACGGGTCGAGTATCAGGCGCGCGGGCTGGCCCAGCAGCTGGAATCCAATCTCGACGGCCAGCTGCAGGGCCTGCGTCTGCTTGCCGCGCTATGGAATCAGCGCGGCCGCCTGCCGCGCGACGAATGGGAGCTGTATGTGCGCTTCTCGCTGCAGCACTTCGGGGGGCTATCAGGCGATCCAGTGGCTGGATGCCGACCTGCAGATGCGCTGGCTGCTGCCCCTGCGCGGCAACGAGGCGGCCACACATCTCCGCCTCACGCCCGAGCACCCCAACTACCCGCTGGCCATGGAGGCCAAAGCCAGCGGCTTGCCACGTTTCTCCGATAGCTTCGCCCTGGTCCAGGGCGGTCGCGGCTTCATCCTCTACACCCCGCTGTATCTGCCAAGCGGCGGTCAGGAACCGGTATTCGACGGCTTCCTGCAGGGGGTGTTCCGCGTCGAAGGGCTGATGGACGAACTGCTCGACGGCCTCGACAGCCGTCACTTCAACGTCCGCCTGCTGGAGCGGGGCCAGCCGATCTATCGCCGCGAAGTGAGCGCCTGGCTGCCACAGTTACAGCAGCAAGTGCCGCTGCATCTGCTCAACAACCGGCACTTTGCCCTGCAGCTCAGCCCCAGCGCCAACCTCCTCGACCAGCTCAGC is drawn from Pseudomonas cavernae and contains these coding sequences:
- a CDS encoding EVE domain-containing protein, translating into MPYWLMKSEPDELSIHALQRLGRARWDGVRNYQARNFLRSMQAGELFFFYHSSCAQPGIAGIGRIAAGVYPDPTALDPDSPYFDAKASAEKNPWSALDVEFVEAFTTVIALPQLKAAAALANLALVQKGSRLSVMPVSAPEWAAVLDLR